Genomic window (Shewanella psychropiezotolerans):
GTGTTTGTCACGATTAAGCGCCATTGAGGCGCTTTTTTTATTGCTGATGTTTAGCCCAAGATCAGGAGAGAATGCAAAATATGGTCTATCTTAATAAGTATATTTAGTCAGAAAAACTGAATTATCTGGTTGTTTTTCAGTCTGGTCGCTACACATCTTCTCTTAGTAGGCGTGTGAGGCTAGATTTTATAGGGATGGGTGGCATGGCTATAGCGGTTGTTATCCTGTTATTAGTACTCGTATCTGTGGTATTTCACTTCGCAAGCCCTTGGTGGTTTACACCTATCGCGTCCAATTGGACCGCCATCGACGATACCATCACTATCACCTTCTGGATCACAGGTATCGTCTTTATCGCGGTAAATGGCTTTCTCGCTTATTGTGTTTTCCGCTTTCGTTTTGATAAAAACAAACGTGCCGATTATGAACCAGAGAATAAGAAACTCGAAGTTTGGCTCACTGTGTTCACTACTATCGGAGTGGCGGCCATGCTTGCTCCCGGATTGATCGTCTGGGGGGATTTTGTCACGGTTCCCGACAATGCAGAGACATTCGAGGTCGTGGGTCAGCAGTGGCATTGGAGTTATCGATTACCTGGTAAAGATGGTGTCTTAGGCCAAAGCGCCGTCGACTTGATGGATGAGAAAAACCCTTTCGGTCTTAATCCCGATGATATTAATGCTCAAGATGACATTTTGATCCCCAGCAATGTGATGCATATCTTGCTGGATCAGCCGGTCAAGGTGTTGATGCGATCTAAAGATGTATTACATAACTTCGCTGTGCCGCAATTTAGGGTCAAGATGGATCTGGTGCCCGGGATCGAGACCTACCTTTGGTTTACGCCTACACGGCTTGGTCGTTTCGAGATGTTGTGTGAGGAGTTATGCGGCATGGCTCACTACACCATGCGAGGCCAGATTGTGGTGGACACGGCCCAAGACTATCAAGCTTGGCTGGATAAACAGTTAACCTTCAGAGAGTCACTCGACGCCCCAGCGGGGGATCTGCAGTTAGGTCAAAATTTATATGCTAGCTGCGCCGTCTGTCATGGCAATAAGGCTCAGGGTAATGAAACGCTCAATGCACCTATGTTGGCGGGCCAGCCAGCCTGGTATTTAACGCGCCAGCTTAACTATTACAAGAGTCAGGTTCGTGGCAGCCACCAGCAGGATATTTATGGTCAGCAGATGGCCGCTATGGCCAATACCTTAGTCGATGCTAAAGCGGTAAAAGATGTCACGGCTTATATTGCATCCTTGCCAGCTCTGGCTATCTTTCCTGCCGCGGTGAATAACGGTCCTCTGGCTCGATCCATAGAGAGCGGTCAACGGCTATTTACTAACTGTGCATACTGCCATGGTGACAAGGCTGAAGGTAAGTTTGCCCTTAATGCTCCCAGATTAGCGGGGCAACATGCCTGGTATCTCAAGCGTCAGCTACAAAATTATCGAGCCAGCATCCGCGGTGCTCATCGAGAAGATCTCTACGGCACTCAGATGATTATGATGTCGCGATTACTGCAGAACGAACAAGCCATAGATGATGTTATTGCCTATATCACCAGATTAAAGCCAGCTTCTGATGCTGGTTATCATCAATCGGCGAGTAGGGCGGTTAGAGGCATTGAATTCCGGATCATCAAAGACCAGAGCCATAACACACAGGAGGTGAGCCGATGAATTATACCGCCATTGTCGATCAAGCCGACAAGTCCCATCATCCCACCAGCTTTATGACTAAGTATATCTGGAGCCAAGATCATAAGGTTATCGCCATTCAGTATTCCATCACGGCTCTCTTCGTTGGCTTAGTTGCCTTGGCATTGTCGGCTATGATGCGTTTGCAGCTAGGCTTTCCCGATAGTTTCTCCTTTATTGACCCCAGCAGTTACCTACAGTTTGTCACCATGCATGGCATGATCATGGTGATCTATCTGCTCACCGCCTTACTTCTCGGTGGCTTCGGTAATTATTTGATCCCCTTGATGGTGGGCGCCAGGGACATGGTTTTTCCCTACCTTAATATGCTCAGTTACTGGACCTATTTACTGGCGGTCATCGTTCTGTTAGCAAGCTTCTTCGTTCCCGGAGGCCCGACTGGCGCTGGCTGGACCCTGTATCCACCGCAAACTATCTTACCCGGCACACCGGGAAATGATGGCGGTATCATCTTGATGTTGGTGTCTCTGGCGATATTTATTGTTGCCTTCACCATGGGCGGACTCAACTACGTCACTACCATATTGCAGGCTCGCGCCAGAGGCATGACCCTGATGCGTATGCCGCTAACTATCTGGGGGATCTTCACCGCCACCATTTTAGGCTTGTTGGCATTTCCGGCATTATTGGTGAGTGCCATCATGATGATGTTAGATAAGCTAGTGGGAACCAGCTTTTTTATGCCCGCCATCTTGTCATTGGGTGAGCCTCTCAATTACACCGGCGGTAGTCCGGTCTTGTTTCAGCATCTATTTTGGTTTTTCGGTCATCCTGAAGTCTATATTGTGGCGCTGCCGGCCTTCGGCATGGTGTCCGATGTGATAGCGACCCATGCCAGAAAAAATATCTTCGGTTATCGCATGATGGTGTGGGCCATCGTCGCTATTGGCGGGCTAAGTTTTGTCGTCTGGGCACACCACATGTATGTCAGCGGCATGAATCCCTATTTTGGTTTCTTCTTTGCCACCACTACCTTGATTATCGCCATACCCACGGCGCTAAAGGTCTATAACTGGTCCTTGACTCTGTGGCGGGGCAACATACATATGACTGTGCCGATGATGTTCGCCATAGGTTTCATCTTCACGTTTACTCACGGCGGATTAACCGGACTATTTCTCGGTAATGTGGTGGTCGACTTACCTCTGTCTGATACCTACTTTGTGGTGGCTCATTTTCATATGGTGATGGGGGTTTCACCTATCATGGTGCTGTTCGCCGCCATCTATCATTGGTTCCCTAAGGTCACTGGACGTTTCCTCCATACGGGTCTGGGTAAGTTTCATTTCTGGATGACCTTCATCGGCACATATTCTATCTATCTTCCTATGCATTATCTGGGTTTTCTCGGGGTACCGCGGCGATACTTCGCCATGGGGCCAACCGAGTTTATTCCCGAGTCGGCTCAATCCCTCAATGCCAGTATCACCATATCTGCACTGATTGTCGGCGTAGTGCAGCTGATATTCCTGTTCAATATCATCTGGAGCACTTTTAAAGGCAAGAAATCTGGGCCTAATCCCTGGAATGCCACCACCTTGGAATGGCAAACCGAATATACGCCGCCAAGACACGGTAACTGGGGGGAAAAGATCCCTGTGGTTTATCGTTGGGCCTACGATTACAGCGTACCTGGTGTGAAGGCCGATTTTATTCCGCAGAATGTTTCTCCGGAAGAGGTCGAGATGATGGATGAGCCGACATCTGGCACTAGCAAGATTAAAGCAGATGTTAAGCAAGAGGTTGTGCTAGATATTTTTCCCCATATTAAACAAGCACAGCCGGACGATGATAAGGGAGGCGCTTGATGAGCATTTTCAGCAAGCTTACAGAGAAGCCTTGGTTGGCCCAGCCTGCAGGAGCATTGGATCAAGGCTTAATCGAATATCAACCTAGCTCTCCCGGCAAGACGGGGCTGAAATTTTTCATCGCCGTGGTCACCGTCATCTTCTTCCTGTTTAGCGTGACTTATCTGTCGCGTTCTCAATATGCCGACTTTCAGGCTCTGGGTGGTGAGCCCTGGTCACCTCTGTATCAACCTATCTGGTTATGGGTGAATACGGGCTGGTTATTGATGGCTAGCCTGAGTCTGCATTTTGCTGTCGGCCAGGTGAGCGAAGATAAGATCAACAGGTTACTGGGTCTGCTGACACTGAGTGTGATCTTCTCCCTATTCTTCATATTCGGTCAGTGGAGTGTATGGCAACAGCTGAGTCTGCAAGGTTTTGTTATCAACTCTAATCCGGCCAACAGTTACTTTTACATGCTGACCGCCATTCATGGTCTGCACTTGCTGGGGGGCTTATTTGCTTTGGCTCGGGTGCTGGTTATTTTTAGCCGCAAAGTGAAGCTGGATATATTGCAGCGAAGTTTAGTCTTATGCGCCTGGTATTGGCATTACCTCTGGTTGCTCTGGTTGTTTATCTTCGCCTTGTTGACGGCTTCACCCAGTACCTATAACACCATCGCAGCCTGGTGTGGTTTGTAGGATTTGTCATTGTAAGGTTTGTAGTAATCAACACATGAGCATAGATGATAAACAGGAAAAAGTGCCTGATGTGGCTTGTAGGACTCGTGTTAAGGCTGGTGTTAGGAGTGGAGTAGACACATGAGCATAGATGATAAACAAGAAAAAGTAGCAGCGCCCATAGCCTCCGACAATTGGCAGGGTGCCGTGAGTGATTGGGGAGCCGACAAGCAGGTTTTCAATATGCCTTGGGGCAAGTTGATGATGTGGCTATTTCTGCTCAGCGACACCTTTGTTTTCAGCGTGTTTTTGATCGGCTACATGAACGTGCGTATGTCCAGCATGGACAGTTGGCCTCTCACCAGTGAAGTGTTCGCGCTGACCATAGCCGGGCACCATATCCCGCTAGTGCTTATCGCCATCATGACCTTCATCTTAATCACCAGTAGCGGCACCATGGCGATGGCGGTGAATTTTGCTTATCGTGGTGATAGACGCAAGACAGTCCTGTTTATGACTGCAACTGCTTTATTGGGAGCATCTTTCGTCGGTATGCAGGCGTTCGAGTGGACTAAGTTGATCGTAGAGGAGGGGGTGCGTCCCTGGGGGAATCCCATGGGCTCGGCACAATTTGGTGCCACCTTTTTCATGATCACCGGCTTTCACGGTTTGCATGTCACCGCTGGTGTTATTTTTCTATTGGTTATTGCAAGGCGGGTCGCTAGAGGCCACTACGAAGGCAAAGGCTATCACATAGTCGAGATAACAGGCCTTTATTGGCACTTCGTAGACTTAGTCTGGGTGTTTATTTTCGCTTTGTTTTATTTGTGGTGATTAATAAGAGCTTTATTGGGCGCAATTATGGTCGACTTGGTCTGGGTGTTTATCTTCGTGATCTTCTATCTTTGGTAAAGAGTTATCTCTGGTAAGCGATATAGAAAATAGGTTAAAAGTGATAAGTGTATTGAGGTGGTGTATGAGTCAGATTACAAATAAAGATGCGGTGCCAGCGGAGGAAGAACAAGCGCAGCCTAAGGTGCATCCCATCAGTCTCTACCTGAAAATATGGGGGCTACTGTTTGTGCTCAGCACCATGTCCTATATGGTGGATTTCTTCGAAGTGCAGGGCATATTGAGATGGACGTTGATCTTGTTATTTATGTCATTGAAGGCCGGGCTTATCATCACTATCTTTATGCATGTCAGGTGGGAACGGATGGCATTAAAACTGGTGTTGTTCTTACCGCCTTTGGCAATAGTAGTGTTTATTAGCTTGATGGCCATAGAGGGAGACTACACTTTTGTTAATCGCTTATTATCCTTCATCTCGGTATGAAGTTATGCTTCGGCTTAGGTTAAGGCAAAGCCTTCGCTACGCGCTAAGGCCTGTGAGAAGGAAGCAAAGAGATAAGTCAGAGATTTATGAGCCGCTAGCGAAAGAGCCTCGCTAACATGCTGCGCGAGGTGAAGACGAAACTCTTGCTGGGTGCCAGCATACTTATCATAGTCACCTTAGTGCTGATTAGTATCTCATTTATTCTGGTCAAGGCCAGCCCTTCGGTTAATTTACCGCTGCAAAGTGCGAGTCTGCTACAAGAGCCGATCACACTCTCAAATTTCACCTTAGTTAATCACCATAACCAAGATTTTACTCAAGCTGACTTGCTCGGCCAGTGGCACTTGTTGGCCTATGGATACCTTAATTGCCCGGATGTGTGCCCGGCAACTCTGCTGCTGTTGAATAGTCTGATGCATAGTATGCAAAAAGATAATCAATTTACAGATGTTCAATTGCTCTTCTATACCATAGACCCAGGCAGGGACTCGATTGAAAGATTGGCCGAATACGTGGCATTTTTCGGTAAAGATATCATTGGCTTGAAGCCTGTTGAGGTTGGGGTGTTCGATGGCATGTCCAAGCGGTTCGAACAAGAGTTGGGAATAAAAGTCAAAATAAGCACTCAGATAGGGAGCGAAGACAGTTATCAGGTGGGCCATGGGGTTGCCATCTATCTGCTAGATCCACAAGGCCGGCTGCACGCCGTGTTTGAGCCGAGTGTCGATCCCTTCGGCAATCGTCATTTCAATAAAGATACTCTCTATCATGACTATGTGTTAATTCGTAAGAATGCCTCCGCTTTATGAAATCTGCTTGGTAAAAAACAGGCAAAACAAATAAGATGCTGTTAGATTTTCATCACATTTATGCCTGCCAGAGGCGGGTATATTAGGCATTTATTCAATTTAAGTGGCAGTATTTATGACAAGTAAAATAATTTTAGATACAGATCCCGGCATCGACGATGCCATGGCTATCATCTTTGCCGAGGCGCACCCTGAGATAGAACTTAAGGCCATTACTTGTGTTTATGGTAATGCCACCATAGAAAATGGCACTCATAACGCACTTTTTCTTAAGCAAAAATACGGATTGCAGGCCGATGTAGCTAAGGGGGCCGCTAAACCTATCGTTCGCCCGCCTGTTGGGGCTACAGTTGTAGTACATGGCGAGTCAGGTTTAGGTGATGTGCAGGCGCCAGCCGAATTATCCGTTAAAGCCGATCCGCGTCCAGCCTATCAATACATTATCGATACCCTTAGGGCCGAACCAGGTGAAATTACTCTGGTGGCCGTGGGTCCGCTGACCAATCTGGCTCTGGCATTAGAGGCGGCTCCCGAAATCGTGACTCTGGTGAAAGAAGTCGTGGTGATGGGTGGTGCATTTGGCGTCAACGATCACAGGGGCAATGTGACTCCCTATGCCGAGGCCAATATTCATGACGATCCCCACGCCGCCGATATAGTGTTTGGTGCATCCTGGCCCGTGGTTATCATAGGTCTGGATGTGACCGAACAGAGCTTCTTCACCAAGGATTATCTGGATCGACTCAGGGATGATGCCGGTGAGGTTGGCCAGTTTATCTGGGACATTAGCCGTTACTATTTAAAGTTCTATTCCGAGAAAGTGGGGCTGGAAGGTTGTCATGTGCATGATCCATCGGCTATCGCTTATGTGATTGACCCATCATTGTTTACTCTGCGTGAAGGACCCGTGCGCGTTGTCACCGATGGTCCGGCAGAAGGCATGACAATACAAAAGTTTGATAAACGTAACTATATGCACGATGAATGGCAAAGTCATGAGTCACAAAGAGTGGGGATTTCGGTAGAAGATGAGCGTCTGTTGTCTCTTTACCGTCAGACCATCATAGATTACGGTCAAAAACGATAAGTAGAATCGGCTGGGCGGGATTGGCGTACTCTTTTTAATTAAAGAACTTATCATCCCGCTCAGGTTAGTTTTTACTAGCCCATGGCTTGAACTTGAGAGCCCAGTAACCAGATAGCTAAGGCGAAGAATATTATCCCCATAAACTTGTTCTGATTAGCCCTGAACTTGTCATTTTTCAGTAGTGACTTGCCCAAAGTTCCCACCATTAATACCAGCAATAAGTTAAACAGTAACCCCATCACATTGAGTAGCAGGCCAAGCGCCAGCATTTGCTCGCCTGACGTCGCCGTTAGCTGAGGCGAAACAAACTGAGGCAGGAACAGCACGAAGAAGAGTAGGGCCTTAGGGTTTAACAGGTTACTGAATACCGCGCGGCGATATAGCATTTTAGCCAGACCCGATTGCTGTTCAATTTCCGGGGCATCAGCAGCGCCACTGCGCATACAATCCCAACCCATCTTCATTAGATAAGCTCCGCCTAAGATGCGTAGCACCTGCAAAGCCATAGGGTTCATGGCGATTAATGCCGACACGCCCATGGCGGCCAATAGTGTCAGTATTAGCCCTGAGGTGGCATTGCCTAGGCTGGCAAACACACCGACTTTTTTGCCATAGCTTAAGCTAGAACTTGCTATCAATAGCATGTCCGGGCCAGGGATCAGTAAAAGGGCGATAACAGTCGTTAAATACAGTGGGAGTACAGCGAGATCGATCATCATAAATGCATAGGTTGGAACAGACGGCGGCATTCTACCTCTATCACGGTCTATCGGCAGTAGTTTCTCGATTGTTTTTGAGAACTCTTAGCTATAAAAAAACTAGGATACTGAGATATTTGTACTAGGGTAAAGTTTCAGACAGAGTGGTGTTTTTTGTAAAACCCTAAGTGCAATAGCGTCATATTATTGTCAAAGTGGCTTAAACACTGGCTTGTATGAGGTTAGGACTGATGTTTTTTTATAATGTTTTACTCACTAACTATATTTTTTAGTTATAAATATTGCAGTTTTCCTGGTGCCAATAGAAAAGTTGCTCAATTCACAACTAGGCTTTACTGGTTAGTAAATTTGATTTTTACCGCTTTGTTTACTAGCAGATTGGATTAGATACAAGTGAACAAACGAACAAGCGCGATGGCATAATATTTTTTAGACTAAATTTATGGGTAACAGCTAACTGACTAATTGAATTGATCAAATATTGGTCTTTTCTGTTTTTTTTGCTTGTTATGAGTTCCGCAATAAAATTTATACTCGCTGGTTATTGGCCTAGTCACAAGCTGGCATCTATTGGTTCATCCCTTCAAAAAATCCACATTTAGCCATCACTTATTAAGCGTTCAATAAAATGACACAGAGTAGGATGTTTGACGCAACTAATGACCAGTCAAATTTCAAAAAATGCTGCTAAAACAGACAACATCTTGACAGTATCTAGTGTATGAAATTCACTCTAAAATAGTTTGTATTATCTCGTCACCGCTATTAAAGCATCAGGTTTACTGTCTGTTTTTAGCCATGACACTAGTATAGAAATTTCACGAATTCTTTTATGAATAGTTTCATGAATAAGTTTACGAACTACTTCACTAAATCAGTGAATAAAGAGTCCTTATGTTACGTTTTATTTTATCAATCATAATCGTCTACGCATTTTGGTTAACTTACCAAGATGTTACTTCTTATCTCGATGAGCCAGTGCCAAGCGAATCTCTGCTGGCTAACCAAGAGCATCAGTTAGACAGCCAGTTGAATGAGGTTAAGCGCTACAACTTAATCGAAGAGCTGAGCTGTGATAGCAATTCAGATTGTGGCAGTGAGTAAGTCTATTGTCAGTTAACAATAGTGAAATAACATTTTTCATTTGGCTGGTTAGGTATTTGGTTTGTTGATAGGAAACCATAGCTTCATTTAAATTTATAACCTGCGGTTCGCTGAATGTGCAGATACTTCTGCGAGTCGCCGTGAATATGTCCCTATAGGCTCTGCCAAAACTTCCATGTTTTGGAAGCTCGCAGCCGCATCTACACTTGATATTAAAACTGCGAGTGTGCTTCTTCGTTTTTTATTTTTCTTCTTATAAACCTTGGTTAATTCTATTTTGAAATTGTGCCTTGTGTAGGTCATATTGGTGGCAGTGTATTTGAAAGTGGCATATGAGTAAAAGGGATGAAGAGTATCTTGAAAAGCACCGCCTGTGGTGGGCAGTTATGACGAGTCCATATTCAGCTCAGGAGTGGTTGCAGTTAAATCTGCAGCAGCAGGGACTGTTGAAACCTGTCAGCTCGGTGAGTGAAGCGATTCAGCAGCTGAGCTATATTCAGATAGATTCTATTAACGTGGTGGAGCGGGCGCATCATCATGTGCTTCATAATCGAATACCTGAGTATCAAGCATCTCAACTGGATTTGGCGATGGCTAACAAGGAGATCTTTGAGTATTGGTCTCACGCAGCTGCTTACTTGCCTATATCCGACTACCGTTACAGCCTGTATCACAAAACACATCTAAAGCAGGGGGGTAAGCATTGGTTTGAACCTGAGCATAAGGTCATGCGGGAGGTAAAAGCTAAGATCACCGCCGAAGGGCCGTTGAAGGCTAGCCATTTTGCCAATACTTCTACTTTTGCTTCTACTTCGACAGGCGCTAGCACAGGGTGGTGGGATTGGAAGCCAGCTAAGAGGGCTCTGGAGCAATTATTTATGCAAGGTGAGCTTATGGTGGCTCACAGGGATAAATTTCAAAAGGTGTATGACTTAACCGAACGTGTGTTGCCATCCCATGTCGACAATCAACTGCCTGATGAAACAGAGTTCGCCCGTTACCTTATCCATCGCTATTTAAGTGCTCATGGTTTTGGCACTATTCAACAGATCTTCTACCTGCGTAAAAATATAAAACCTATCTTAGTTAAGACTCTGAATGAGATGTGTCTCGCTGGAGAGCTAGCCCGCTTTTCTGAATCTGGACAGGAGTACTTTTATTTTCCAGAGGTGCAGCCCTTAATTCCAGTGCCAGATCGTGTTTGGTTACTCAATCCCTTCGACAATCTGGTTATCCAAAGGCAGAGATTAAAGCATTGGTTCGGGTTTGATTATCAGATAGAGGTATATGTTCCCGCTGTTAAGCGCCGCTATGGTTACTACTCATTACCTATCTTATGGCGTGATCGCTTTGTCGGTAGGCTAGATGTAAAAGCCGAGCGTAAACAGGGTTTACTGTTACTTCAGCAATTAACGATTGAAGAGCAGGCTTTCTCTCCTAGCTCTAAGCTCTGTATTAGCTCCAGCACTAGATCCTGTACTAGACCAAGAGTCGGTGAGTCTGAGCTTGAAGAGTTTGTTGCAGCATTAGGCTTGTCGATAAATGAATATGCCAGGTTTAATCACTGCCAAGAGTGGAAACTGGTTCGGTCTAATAATAAATATATCGGTGATCTGCTAGTTAATCAGTCCAGCTAGATATTCTTTTTACGCCCTCTTAATCTGTGCTGTGTTCAATATACAAGTGCACAATTATAACTTGGGGCTTTAGCTTCCTCTTTTACTATTCTATGATGCGAGTTCACCTCTTTCCGTTTGAGTTAAAAATGAAATTAGCAGAGATAATCTCCATTCTCAGTAGTGATGACCTAACAGAACTTCCACTTGCAGCTTTACTGAGTGCCAGAGAGCAGTGGTCGGAGTTATTACCTGTGATAGATGATTTGATGCAAAAGTTTATCGATACAGAAGACTTGAGCGAATCCGAAGCTAATCTCCTCTTCTTCGGCATCTGTCTGATTATCGATCGTAAGCAATTTAGTTGTTTTGACTCTCTAATAAACCTAACCAATAAAGAAGACTGTGATAGTCCATTAGAGCGTCTACTCGGTGATTTCATTGGTTCAGACCTTTCGACTGCTTACTATATTTTGGCTCAAGGAAAACCTGAGCAACTTTGTCGCCTGGTTAACTCAGATCAAGCCGGTGAGATTGTAAAAATGGCTGCCTTGGGGGTCCTATTTGCTCAATTTCACACCGATCAAATCGATAGAGAGACACTGAATCAAAGCATTCCTGCTTTTATCGAAAACCTAGTCGCTAATGACCAATCAATAGCCCTATTTGAATTAGTTAATCTATTAATTTCTCATGAGTTTAATCAGTATCATGCTCAGTTTTTAGAGTATGTAAAAAACAAGGTGATCGATGAAGGCCCAATCGAAAACCAGAGCATCATCGATTGGAATAATAGCTGTATTGGCTATTCAGAATGGGATAATGGCCTAATCAGTGGGGATTATGATGTTATAGACGCCCTCAGTCAGTGGACCGGATTCGGTCCTGAAGGTGACATGAGCGATGCGGAATTAATGGAAATCTTCGATGACTTGATGAATACCCCCAACAAGCTTGATGATATGGACTTTGATTCTTATTTGGATGCTCATGTGGACAGTTATGAAATAAAAGAGCCGCATATCGCAGAGATTAAAGCCGGCCGCAACGACCCATGCCCTTGTGGCAGTGGCAAGAAATACAAGAAGTGCTGTTTAAACTAGTTTGTATACTTTAGGAAGAGTAGTGATAGCGTAGGGCAACAAATTTGGACTCTTGTCGGTTCACAAGGTTGAAGGAACTTTTTTGGTTAGGCTTTGGTTTCATTGGGCGGTGTGGGTGTTTGATTGATTATGGGAAACTATGGCCTTTCTTGTGTTAATCGCCTCCAGCGGGGTATGTGTAGGTAAGCTCTCGGGACGCGATAAAGCAATCTGACCTCCACGGACGGAGGAAATGCCAAATTTTGTATGGAATAAAATTGGCCTTGGCCGCTTCGCGAAAACATCCTTGTTTTCGAGACCCTCTTGCCTACCTACACCTTGTCTCTAAAAAGCAGATGGTTTCTTCGATTAGCTAGACTTGTATATTTAACTATTTGCTAGCTTTGCTGCATCTTTCCAGAGATAACTGGGCATTGGCTCATGTAATTCCCAAGTTATATTCATAGGTTGGGAGCCACTAGTTTCTGCCAAGTTAACCCAACCTAAGTTCACAAATCCCATCGTATTTCCATTTTCGTCTTTATTGGATTCTCGCACCCATAACATAAGTTTTTTACCAATATCTTTATGCTGGATATAGGCTAAGCCCTTACCGCTATCAGGTCTTGCTGAATTCTGAGTCTGCCAATGGAAGTGAGTAGGGCTCATTGCATAGTCGTGATAAAGCGTCGTAGGTGAAAAGTGT
Coding sequences:
- a CDS encoding nucleoside hydrolase gives rise to the protein MTSKIILDTDPGIDDAMAIIFAEAHPEIELKAITCVYGNATIENGTHNALFLKQKYGLQADVAKGAAKPIVRPPVGATVVVHGESGLGDVQAPAELSVKADPRPAYQYIIDTLRAEPGEITLVAVGPLTNLALALEAAPEIVTLVKEVVVMGGAFGVNDHRGNVTPYAEANIHDDPHAADIVFGASWPVVIIGLDVTEQSFFTKDYLDRLRDDAGEVGQFIWDISRYYLKFYSEKVGLEGCHVHDPSAIAYVIDPSLFTLREGPVRVVTDGPAEGMTIQKFDKRNYMHDEWQSHESQRVGISVEDERLLSLYRQTIIDYGQKR
- a CDS encoding cytochrome c oxidase subunit I; its protein translation is MNYTAIVDQADKSHHPTSFMTKYIWSQDHKVIAIQYSITALFVGLVALALSAMMRLQLGFPDSFSFIDPSSYLQFVTMHGMIMVIYLLTALLLGGFGNYLIPLMVGARDMVFPYLNMLSYWTYLLAVIVLLASFFVPGGPTGAGWTLYPPQTILPGTPGNDGGIILMLVSLAIFIVAFTMGGLNYVTTILQARARGMTLMRMPLTIWGIFTATILGLLAFPALLVSAIMMMLDKLVGTSFFMPAILSLGEPLNYTGGSPVLFQHLFWFFGHPEVYIVALPAFGMVSDVIATHARKNIFGYRMMVWAIVAIGGLSFVVWAHHMYVSGMNPYFGFFFATTTLIIAIPTALKVYNWSLTLWRGNIHMTVPMMFAIGFIFTFTHGGLTGLFLGNVVVDLPLSDTYFVVAHFHMVMGVSPIMVLFAAIYHWFPKVTGRFLHTGLGKFHFWMTFIGTYSIYLPMHYLGFLGVPRRYFAMGPTEFIPESAQSLNASITISALIVGVVQLIFLFNIIWSTFKGKKSGPNPWNATTLEWQTEYTPPRHGNWGEKIPVVYRWAYDYSVPGVKADFIPQNVSPEEVEMMDEPTSGTSKIKADVKQEVVLDIFPHIKQAQPDDDKGGA
- a CDS encoding cytochrome c oxidase subunit 3, whose protein sequence is MSIFSKLTEKPWLAQPAGALDQGLIEYQPSSPGKTGLKFFIAVVTVIFFLFSVTYLSRSQYADFQALGGEPWSPLYQPIWLWVNTGWLLMASLSLHFAVGQVSEDKINRLLGLLTLSVIFSLFFIFGQWSVWQQLSLQGFVINSNPANSYFYMLTAIHGLHLLGGLFALARVLVIFSRKVKLDILQRSLVLCAWYWHYLWLLWLFIFALLTASPSTYNTIAAWCGL
- a CDS encoding cytochrome C oxidase subunit IV family protein, with translation MSQITNKDAVPAEEEQAQPKVHPISLYLKIWGLLFVLSTMSYMVDFFEVQGILRWTLILLFMSLKAGLIITIFMHVRWERMALKLVLFLPPLAIVVFISLMAIEGDYTFVNRLLSFISV
- a CDS encoding winged helix-turn-helix domain-containing protein: MTSPYSAQEWLQLNLQQQGLLKPVSSVSEAIQQLSYIQIDSINVVERAHHHVLHNRIPEYQASQLDLAMANKEIFEYWSHAAAYLPISDYRYSLYHKTHLKQGGKHWFEPEHKVMREVKAKITAEGPLKASHFANTSTFASTSTGASTGWWDWKPAKRALEQLFMQGELMVAHRDKFQKVYDLTERVLPSHVDNQLPDETEFARYLIHRYLSAHGFGTIQQIFYLRKNIKPILVKTLNEMCLAGELARFSESGQEYFYFPEVQPLIPVPDRVWLLNPFDNLVIQRQRLKHWFGFDYQIEVYVPAVKRRYGYYSLPILWRDRFVGRLDVKAERKQGLLLLQQLTIEEQAFSPSSKLCISSSTRSCTRPRVGESELEEFVAALGLSINEYARFNHCQEWKLVRSNNKYIGDLLVNQSS
- a CDS encoding SCO family protein, whose product is MKTKLLLGASILIIVTLVLISISFILVKASPSVNLPLQSASLLQEPITLSNFTLVNHHNQDFTQADLLGQWHLLAYGYLNCPDVCPATLLLLNSLMHSMQKDNQFTDVQLLFYTIDPGRDSIERLAEYVAFFGKDIIGLKPVEVGVFDGMSKRFEQELGIKVKISTQIGSEDSYQVGHGVAIYLLDPQGRLHAVFEPSVDPFGNRHFNKDTLYHDYVLIRKNASAL
- a CDS encoding c-type cytochrome, with protein sequence MAIAVVILLLVLVSVVFHFASPWWFTPIASNWTAIDDTITITFWITGIVFIAVNGFLAYCVFRFRFDKNKRADYEPENKKLEVWLTVFTTIGVAAMLAPGLIVWGDFVTVPDNAETFEVVGQQWHWSYRLPGKDGVLGQSAVDLMDEKNPFGLNPDDINAQDDILIPSNVMHILLDQPVKVLMRSKDVLHNFAVPQFRVKMDLVPGIETYLWFTPTRLGRFEMLCEELCGMAHYTMRGQIVVDTAQDYQAWLDKQLTFRESLDAPAGDLQLGQNLYASCAVCHGNKAQGNETLNAPMLAGQPAWYLTRQLNYYKSQVRGSHQQDIYGQQMAAMANTLVDAKAVKDVTAYIASLPALAIFPAAVNNGPLARSIESGQRLFTNCAYCHGDKAEGKFALNAPRLAGQHAWYLKRQLQNYRASIRGAHREDLYGTQMIMMSRLLQNEQAIDDVIAYITRLKPASDAGYHQSASRAVRGIEFRIIKDQSHNTQEVSR
- a CDS encoding LysE family translocator; amino-acid sequence: MIDLAVLPLYLTTVIALLLIPGPDMLLIASSSLSYGKKVGVFASLGNATSGLILTLLAAMGVSALIAMNPMALQVLRILGGAYLMKMGWDCMRSGAADAPEIEQQSGLAKMLYRRAVFSNLLNPKALLFFVLFLPQFVSPQLTATSGEQMLALGLLLNVMGLLFNLLLVLMVGTLGKSLLKNDKFRANQNKFMGIIFFALAIWLLGSQVQAMG
- a CDS encoding heme-copper oxidase subunit III family protein; the protein is MSIDDKQEKVAAPIASDNWQGAVSDWGADKQVFNMPWGKLMMWLFLLSDTFVFSVFLIGYMNVRMSSMDSWPLTSEVFALTIAGHHIPLVLIAIMTFILITSSGTMAMAVNFAYRGDRRKTVLFMTATALLGASFVGMQAFEWTKLIVEEGVRPWGNPMGSAQFGATFFMITGFHGLHVTAGVIFLLVIARRVARGHYEGKGYHIVEITGLYWHFVDLVWVFIFALFYLW